A region from the Hippopotamus amphibius kiboko isolate mHipAmp2 chromosome 15, mHipAmp2.hap2, whole genome shotgun sequence genome encodes:
- the LOC130837192 gene encoding PML-RARA-regulated adapter molecule 1 isoform X1: MGSHQDFRSLQAKFQASQPETSELPKKSPKPEFNKLLKRFPQPELGEHPKKPPQPEFTDLPKKPCKLESSELSKKLPQLEAPQKPPQPELSNTPRLPIEPKFSAFPRKFQQPEPNEATPKPLQPEFSALPKKPLQPEFCVLPRKPPQPQVSDLPKKSLLHPESSEVPPTPPSKPEFGESHLHSSQHNFSTLPKKPPQPEFCVLPRKPPQPQVSDLPKKSLLHPESSEVPPTPPSKPEFGEPHPHSSQHNFSTLPKKIPRPQRSDLPKKPPQPEFGDLTRTTSEPEVSVIPKRPRQCESKALSKKPLNPELGNLPRTSSEPEFSLLPQKFLQPGGQGPPRKFSQPDPSSLLKKHPQSEFLGDLPRKPPLPGSCSESSLPTAMGGSSPRFLLSPGFGARQQRSRACSGGSRPVLKSGHPPRRRPLPSVSSLGPPPAKPPLPPGPRDIQSFWRTSAASTASAGLHFQARQPKDIPPDPDEAYELYDDVEPTADSSPSPKGREAVLSTQQPLWRPPQDPEPRKEKAPQPQQLPPTDLKSLRQIRKAEKAEREFRKKFKFEGEIVIQTRMMIDPNAKTRRGGGKHLGIRRGEILEVIEFTNKEEMLCRDTKGKYGYVPRTALLPLETEVYDDVASWDPLDNQPFPGGR, encoded by the exons ATG GGGAGTCATCAGGACTTTCGGAGCCTTCAAGCAAAGTTCCAGGCCTCTCAGCCCGAGACCAGCGAACTCCCCAAAAAATCCCCGAAGCCCGAGTTCAACAAACTCCTCAAAAGATTTCCGCAGCCTGAGCTAGGCGAGCACCCCAAGAAGCCCCCGCAGCCCGAGTTCACTGATCTACCCAAGAAGCCCTGCAAACTTGAGTCCAGTGAACTCTCCAAGAAGCTCCCACAACTAGAGGCCCCTCAAAAGCCCCCGCAGCCTGAGCTCAGCAACACCCCCAGGCTCCCCATAGAGCCCAAGTTCAGTGCATTCCCCAGGAAGTTCCAGCAGCCTGAGCCCAATGAGGCCACCCCGAAGCCCTTGCAGCCCGAGTTCAGTGCTCTTCCCAAGAAGCCCCTGCAGCCTGAGTTCTGTGTGCTCCCCAGAAAGCCCCCGCAGCCTCAGGTCAGTGATCTCCCTAAGAAGTCCCTGCTGCATCCCGAGTCCAGTGAGGTCCCTCCAACGCCCCCCTCAAAGCCTGAATTTGGAGAGTCCCACCTCCACTCCTCACAGCACAACTTCAGTACTCTTCCCAAGAAGCCCCCGCAGCCTGAGTTCTGTGTGCTCCCCAGAAAGCCCCCGCAGCCTCAGGTCAGTGATCTTCCTAAGAAGTCCCTGCTGCATCCCGAGTCCAGTGAGGTCCCTCCAACACCCCCCTCAAAGCCTGAATTCggagagccccacccccactcctcacaGCACAACTTCAGTACTCTTCCCAAAAAGATCCCACGGCCTCAGCGGAGTGACCTCCCCAAGAAGCCCCCGCAGCCTGAGTTTGGTGACCTCACCAGGACGACCTCGGAGCCCGAAGTCAGTGTGATTCCCAAGAGGCCACGGCAGTGCGAGTCCAAAGCCCTCTCCAAGAAGCCCCTGAATCCTGAGCTGGGCAACCTCCCTAGGACATCCTCGGAGCCCGAGTTCAGCCTGCTCCCCCAGAAGTTTCTGCAGCCCGGGGGTCAGGGGCCACCCCGCAAGTTCTCACAGCCTGATCCCAGTTCTCTGCTCAAGAAGCACCCACAGTCTGAGTTCCTTGGTGACCTCCCTAGAAAGCCCCCACTCCCTGGCTCCTGTTCAGAGAGCTCACTGCCCACTGCCATGGGAGGCTCCAGCCCCAGGTTTCTCCTCAGCCCAGGGTTTGGAGCCAGACAGCAGAGATCACGAGCCTGCAGTGGAGGCTCGAGGCCGGTCCTCAAATCTGGCCACCCACCCCGGCGGAGGCCTCTGCCCTCGGTCAGCAGCCTGGGCCCCCCTCCAGCCAagcccccactgcccccaggccccagggacATCCAGAGCTTTTGGAGAACCTCAGCAGCAAGCACAG CTTCTGCCGGCCTCCACTTCCAGGCTCGACAGCCCAAAGACATCCCACC GGACCCAGATGAGGCCTACGAGCTGTACGACGACGTGGAGCCCACAGctgactccagccccagccccaaggGCAGAG AAGCAGTGCTGTCTACCCAGCAACCCCTCTGGAGGCCACCACAAGACCCAGAGCCCAG GAAGGAGAAGGCCCCCCAGCCACAGCAGTTGCCGCCCACGGACCTGAAGTCTCTGAGGCAGATCCGGAAAGCAGAGAAAGCTGAGCGGGAGTTCCGGAAGAAGTTCAAG TTTGAGGGGGAGATTGTGATTCAGACAAGGATGATGATCGACCCCAATGCGAAGACCCGTCGTGGGGGTGGCAAGCACCTGGGGATTCGGCGTGGGGAGATCCTGGAGGTGATTGAGTTCACCAACAAGGAGGAGATGCTCTGCCGGGACACCAAGGGCAAGT ATGGCTATGTGCCCAGAACAGCTCTACTGCCCCT GGAAACAGAGGTGTATGACGATGTCGCTTCCTGGG ATCCTCTGGATAACCAACCTTTCCCCGGGGGACGATAA
- the LOC130837192 gene encoding PML-RARA-regulated adapter molecule 1 isoform X9 has protein sequence MRPPRSPCSPSSVLFPRSPCSLSSVCSPESPRSLRSVISLRSPCCIPSPVRSLQRPPQSLNLESPTSTPHSTTSVLFPRSPRSLSSVCSPESPRSLSPGFGARQQRSRACSGGSRPVLKSGHPPRRRPLPSVSSLGPPPAKPPLPPGPRDIQSFWRTSAASTASAGLHFQARQPKDIPPDPDEAYELYDDVEPTADSSPSPKGREAVLSTQQPLWRPPQDPEPRKEKAPQPQQLPPTDLKSLRQIRKAEKAEREFRKKFKFEGEIVIQTRMMIDPNAKTRRGGGKHLGIRRGEILEVIEFTNKEEMLCRDTKGKYGYVPRTALLPLETEVYDDVASWDPLDNQPFPGGR, from the exons ATGAGGCCACCCCGAAGCCCTTGCAGCCCGAGTTCAGTGCTCTTCCCAAGAAGCCCCTGCAGCCTGAGTTCTGTGTGCTCCCCAGAAAGCCCCCGCAGCCTCAGGTCAGTGATCTCCCTAAGAAGTCCCTGCTGCATCCCGAGTCCAGTGAGGTCCCTCCAACGCCCCCCTCAAAGCCTGAATTTGGAGAGTCCCACCTCCACTCCTCACAGCACAACTTCAGTACTCTTCCCAAGAAGCCCCCGCAGCCTGAGTTCTGTGTGCTCCCCAGAAAGCCCCCGCAGCCTCAG CCCAGGGTTTGGAGCCAGACAGCAGAGATCACGAGCCTGCAGTGGAGGCTCGAGGCCGGTCCTCAAATCTGGCCACCCACCCCGGCGGAGGCCTCTGCCCTCGGTCAGCAGCCTGGGCCCCCCTCCAGCCAagcccccactgcccccaggccccagggacATCCAGAGCTTTTGGAGAACCTCAGCAGCAAGCACAG CTTCTGCCGGCCTCCACTTCCAGGCTCGACAGCCCAAAGACATCCCACC GGACCCAGATGAGGCCTACGAGCTGTACGACGACGTGGAGCCCACAGctgactccagccccagccccaaggGCAGAG AAGCAGTGCTGTCTACCCAGCAACCCCTCTGGAGGCCACCACAAGACCCAGAGCCCAG GAAGGAGAAGGCCCCCCAGCCACAGCAGTTGCCGCCCACGGACCTGAAGTCTCTGAGGCAGATCCGGAAAGCAGAGAAAGCTGAGCGGGAGTTCCGGAAGAAGTTCAAG TTTGAGGGGGAGATTGTGATTCAGACAAGGATGATGATCGACCCCAATGCGAAGACCCGTCGTGGGGGTGGCAAGCACCTGGGGATTCGGCGTGGGGAGATCCTGGAGGTGATTGAGTTCACCAACAAGGAGGAGATGCTCTGCCGGGACACCAAGGGCAAGT ATGGCTATGTGCCCAGAACAGCTCTACTGCCCCT GGAAACAGAGGTGTATGACGATGTCGCTTCCTGGG ATCCTCTGGATAACCAACCTTTCCCCGGGGGACGATAA
- the LOC130837192 gene encoding PML-RARA-regulated adapter molecule 1 isoform X7, whose product MGSHQDFRSLQAKFQASQPETSELPKKSPKPEFNKLLKRFPQPELGEHPKKPPQPEFTDLPKKPCKLESSELSKKLPQLEAPQKPPQPELSNTPRLPIEPKFSAFPRKFQQPEPNEATPKPLQPEFSALPKKPLQPEFCVLPRKPPQPQVSDLPKKSLLHPESSEVPPTPPSKPEFGESHLHSSQHNFSTLPKKPPQPEFCVLPRKPPQPQPRVWSQTAEITSLQWRLEAGPQIWPPTPAEASALGQQPGPPSSQAPTAPRPQGHPELLENLSSKHRWVRVARAERRGSRLPGSVRLPPSALISPQLLPASTSRLDSPKTSHRTQMRPTSCTTTWSPQLTPAPAPRAEKQCCLPSNPSGGHHKTQSPGRRRPPSHSSCRPRT is encoded by the exons ATG GGGAGTCATCAGGACTTTCGGAGCCTTCAAGCAAAGTTCCAGGCCTCTCAGCCCGAGACCAGCGAACTCCCCAAAAAATCCCCGAAGCCCGAGTTCAACAAACTCCTCAAAAGATTTCCGCAGCCTGAGCTAGGCGAGCACCCCAAGAAGCCCCCGCAGCCCGAGTTCACTGATCTACCCAAGAAGCCCTGCAAACTTGAGTCCAGTGAACTCTCCAAGAAGCTCCCACAACTAGAGGCCCCTCAAAAGCCCCCGCAGCCTGAGCTCAGCAACACCCCCAGGCTCCCCATAGAGCCCAAGTTCAGTGCATTCCCCAGGAAGTTCCAGCAGCCTGAGCCCAATGAGGCCACCCCGAAGCCCTTGCAGCCCGAGTTCAGTGCTCTTCCCAAGAAGCCCCTGCAGCCTGAGTTCTGTGTGCTCCCCAGAAAGCCCCCGCAGCCTCAGGTCAGTGATCTCCCTAAGAAGTCCCTGCTGCATCCCGAGTCCAGTGAGGTCCCTCCAACGCCCCCCTCAAAGCCTGAATTTGGAGAGTCCCACCTCCACTCCTCACAGCACAACTTCAGTACTCTTCCCAAGAAGCCCCCGCAGCCTGAGTTCTGTGTGCTCCCCAGAAAGCCCCCGCAGCCTCAG CCCAGGGTTTGGAGCCAGACAGCAGAGATCACGAGCCTGCAGTGGAGGCTCGAGGCCGGTCCTCAAATCTGGCCACCCACCCCGGCGGAGGCCTCTGCCCTCGGTCAGCAGCCTGGGCCCCCCTCCAGCCAagcccccactgcccccaggccccagggacATCCAGAGCTTTTGGAGAACCTCAGCAGCAAGCACAGGTGGGTGAGGGTGGCCCGGGCAGAAAGGAGGGGGTCAAGACTCCCTGGCAGTGtccgcctccctccctctgctctcatCTCTCCGCAGCTTCTGCCGGCCTCCACTTCCAGGCTCGACAGCCCAAAGACATCCCACC GGACCCAGATGAGGCCTACGAGCTGTACGACGACGTGGAGCCCACAGctgactccagccccagccccaaggGCAGAG AAGCAGTGCTGTCTACCCAGCAACCCCTCTGGAGGCCACCACAAGACCCAGAGCCCAG GAAGGAGAAGGCCCCCCAGCCACAGCAGTTGCCGCCCACGGACCTGA
- the LOC130837192 gene encoding PML-RARA-regulated adapter molecule 1 isoform X8: MGSHQDFRSLQAKFQASQPETSELPKKSPKPEFNKLLKRFPQPELGEHPKKPPQPEFTDLPKKPCKLESSELSKKLPQLEAPQKPPQPELSNTPRLPIEPKFSAFPRKFQQPEPNEATPKPLQPEFSALPKKPLQPEFCVLPRKPPQPQVSDLPKKSLLHPESSEVPPTPPSKPEFGESHLHSSQHNFSTLPKKPPQPEFCVLPRKPPQPQPRVWSQTAEITSLQWRLEAGPQIWPPTPAEASALGQQPGPPSSQAPTAPRPQGHPELLENLSSKHRWVRVARAERRGSRLPGSVRLPPSALISPQLLPASTSRLDSPKTSHRTQMRPTSCTTTWSPQLTPAPAPRAEISLQYPGPHLL, translated from the exons ATG GGGAGTCATCAGGACTTTCGGAGCCTTCAAGCAAAGTTCCAGGCCTCTCAGCCCGAGACCAGCGAACTCCCCAAAAAATCCCCGAAGCCCGAGTTCAACAAACTCCTCAAAAGATTTCCGCAGCCTGAGCTAGGCGAGCACCCCAAGAAGCCCCCGCAGCCCGAGTTCACTGATCTACCCAAGAAGCCCTGCAAACTTGAGTCCAGTGAACTCTCCAAGAAGCTCCCACAACTAGAGGCCCCTCAAAAGCCCCCGCAGCCTGAGCTCAGCAACACCCCCAGGCTCCCCATAGAGCCCAAGTTCAGTGCATTCCCCAGGAAGTTCCAGCAGCCTGAGCCCAATGAGGCCACCCCGAAGCCCTTGCAGCCCGAGTTCAGTGCTCTTCCCAAGAAGCCCCTGCAGCCTGAGTTCTGTGTGCTCCCCAGAAAGCCCCCGCAGCCTCAGGTCAGTGATCTCCCTAAGAAGTCCCTGCTGCATCCCGAGTCCAGTGAGGTCCCTCCAACGCCCCCCTCAAAGCCTGAATTTGGAGAGTCCCACCTCCACTCCTCACAGCACAACTTCAGTACTCTTCCCAAGAAGCCCCCGCAGCCTGAGTTCTGTGTGCTCCCCAGAAAGCCCCCGCAGCCTCAG CCCAGGGTTTGGAGCCAGACAGCAGAGATCACGAGCCTGCAGTGGAGGCTCGAGGCCGGTCCTCAAATCTGGCCACCCACCCCGGCGGAGGCCTCTGCCCTCGGTCAGCAGCCTGGGCCCCCCTCCAGCCAagcccccactgcccccaggccccagggacATCCAGAGCTTTTGGAGAACCTCAGCAGCAAGCACAGGTGGGTGAGGGTGGCCCGGGCAGAAAGGAGGGGGTCAAGACTCCCTGGCAGTGtccgcctccctccctctgctctcatCTCTCCGCAGCTTCTGCCGGCCTCCACTTCCAGGCTCGACAGCCCAAAGACATCCCACC GGACCCAGATGAGGCCTACGAGCTGTACGACGACGTGGAGCCCACAGctgactccagccccagccccaaggGCAGAG ATCTCGTTACAATACCCAGGACCCCACCTGCTCTAA